The proteins below are encoded in one region of Aeromonas jandaei:
- a CDS encoding transglycosylase SLT domain-containing protein: protein MKAVWGIVLSALFAPGLMAQTAEQSLYRQAYDAVKADDQARFQQIRARLAHYPLLPYLDYYQLAFRPGAADYNDVTRFIREHGDTPQSNRLERSYLTYLAQSEQWSQFLRFYPAKPSSTDLLCMHYQALYNTGKQGEALQGAGKLWMSGQSRPDACSPLFKLWQASGQRTQDKIWQRMTLAFEAENPNLIRHLGANLSGSLQSYGDQMVTLFEQPAKAMNPAYFSSNPYSRKLLSLGLARYANQEPEAVLRQLTLFRSRFGLTQAEVKPVERAIARRLLLDRSLAQRSWLDNTVVRLADPDITELRARLAIWEQDWRGLSGWVKKMPMARQKEDRWRYWMARSLEVQGQKKPAQDLYLETANLRGFYGFMAAQRTGVPYRMVNQGVKHVPDWRTASQRWPFLLRVRELLSMNEITAARAEWIHNMDRNPVAQRIEFGHIALNQGWHELAILSSIRAEAWDALELRFPKPYTQTFSQVARERAVNMSLLYAISRQESALYPMAQSPVGARGLMQLMPSTAKETAGKLGVPYRSEQQLFDPAMNVRLGSAYLKRLLDLYDGNRILAAAAYNAGPGRVKRWRDQSENKPMDVWVESIPYKETRNYVQNVLSFDLIYQHKLQQPLRFMSDRELNHAY, encoded by the coding sequence GTGAAAGCTGTATGGGGAATTGTTTTGTCGGCGCTGTTTGCGCCGGGTCTGATGGCACAAACAGCGGAGCAGTCGCTGTACCGTCAGGCTTATGATGCGGTAAAGGCCGATGATCAGGCCCGTTTCCAGCAAATTAGAGCCCGTTTGGCTCATTATCCCCTGTTGCCCTACCTCGATTACTACCAGCTCGCTTTTCGGCCCGGGGCGGCCGATTACAACGATGTGACCCGCTTTATCCGCGAGCATGGCGATACCCCCCAGTCGAACCGACTGGAACGCAGTTACCTCACCTATCTGGCCCAGAGCGAGCAGTGGTCGCAATTCCTGCGCTTCTATCCAGCCAAGCCGAGCTCCACCGATCTGCTCTGCATGCACTATCAGGCGCTCTACAACACCGGCAAACAGGGTGAAGCATTGCAGGGGGCTGGCAAACTCTGGATGAGCGGTCAATCCCGCCCTGACGCCTGCTCGCCGCTCTTCAAGCTGTGGCAAGCATCCGGTCAGCGTACCCAGGATAAAATCTGGCAGCGGATGACCCTGGCGTTCGAGGCGGAGAACCCCAACCTGATCCGTCATCTGGGGGCCAACCTGTCGGGTAGCCTGCAAAGCTATGGCGATCAGATGGTGACCCTGTTCGAACAGCCCGCCAAGGCGATGAATCCCGCCTATTTCAGCAGCAATCCCTACTCAAGGAAGCTGCTCTCGCTCGGTTTGGCCCGTTATGCCAATCAGGAGCCGGAAGCGGTACTGCGCCAGCTGACGCTCTTTCGCAGCCGTTTCGGCCTGACTCAGGCCGAGGTCAAACCGGTTGAGCGTGCCATTGCCCGTCGTCTGTTGCTGGATCGCTCACTGGCCCAGCGCAGCTGGCTCGACAATACCGTGGTGCGGTTGGCCGACCCCGATATCACCGAGCTGCGGGCCCGTCTTGCGATTTGGGAACAGGATTGGCGCGGCCTATCCGGCTGGGTGAAAAAGATGCCGATGGCGCGTCAGAAAGAGGATCGCTGGCGCTACTGGATGGCGCGCTCTCTCGAGGTGCAGGGGCAGAAGAAACCGGCTCAGGATCTCTATCTGGAGACCGCCAACCTGCGCGGTTTCTACGGTTTTATGGCGGCCCAGCGTACCGGCGTGCCCTACCGTATGGTCAATCAGGGGGTGAAGCATGTACCGGACTGGCGCACTGCCAGCCAGCGCTGGCCCTTCCTGCTGCGGGTGCGCGAGCTGCTGTCGATGAACGAAATCACGGCGGCACGGGCCGAGTGGATCCACAACATGGATCGCAACCCGGTGGCCCAGCGCATCGAGTTTGGTCATATCGCCCTCAATCAGGGGTGGCATGAGCTGGCCATTCTCTCCAGCATCCGCGCCGAGGCGTGGGATGCACTGGAGCTGCGCTTCCCCAAACCCTACACCCAGACCTTCAGTCAGGTGGCGCGGGAGCGGGCGGTCAACATGAGCCTGCTCTACGCCATATCCCGTCAGGAGAGTGCGCTCTATCCGATGGCCCAGTCACCTGTGGGGGCGCGCGGCCTGATGCAGCTGATGCCCTCGACCGCCAAAGAGACTGCCGGCAAGCTCGGTGTGCCCTATCGCAGCGAACAGCAGCTGTTTGATCCGGCGATGAACGTCCGGCTGGGGAGCGCCTACCTCAAGCGCTTGCTCGATCTCTACGATGGCAACCGGATCCTGGCGGCAGCGGCCTACAACGCCGGGCCCGGTCGGGTGAAGCGCTGGCGCGATCAGAGTGAAAACAAGCCGATGGATGTCTGGGTCGAGAGCATCCCCTACAAGGAGACGCGCAACTACGTGCAGAACGTGTTGTCGTTTGACCTCATCTATCAGCACAAGCTGCAGCAGCCGCTGCGCTTCATGTCGGATCGGGAGCTCAACCACGCCTATTGA
- the hpf gene encoding ribosome hibernation-promoting factor, HPF/YfiA family — protein MKIEITSKIIDITPAIRERIESRFEKLERLQVPLITPHVIVSKERLMFIVEASAGIPNGKLFAQAEHEDLYAAINELGQKLERQLNRHTEKPIARRANAALKEQVETDEADA, from the coding sequence ATGAAAATCGAAATTACCAGCAAAATCATCGACATCACCCCGGCTATTCGCGAGCGTATCGAATCCCGCTTTGAAAAGCTCGAACGTCTTCAGGTGCCTCTCATCACACCCCATGTGATTGTCTCCAAAGAGCGTCTGATGTTCATTGTCGAAGCCAGTGCTGGCATCCCCAACGGCAAACTGTTTGCCCAGGCAGAGCATGAGGATCTCTACGCCGCCATCAACGAATTGGGACAAAAACTGGAGCGTCAACTCAATCGCCATACCGAAAAACCCATTGCCCGTCGCGCCAATGCCGCGTTGAAGGAGCAGGTTGAAACGGACGAAGCTGACGCATAA
- a CDS encoding isochorismate synthase encodes MCDHALEGEWPATAAGLDKVCCFASGDRVLVASGIHDSFTGIPPEKLLAHLRQLRQQGMDNPIAIGAIPFDTQSPWHLVIPAQSQWVARDAMLPARCCQLHGEVSEVTGSAHYQGAVRAALQQFSEGQLEKVVLSRAIDVQSAEQTSPAHAYGSLLAQNPGAYVFQIPLPEGETLLGASPELLVSRSEMAVVSNPLAGSRPRHAFSDQQAASAELLGAQKDRYEHALVADAVAAALSPYCRELDVPPEPQVIATPTMWHLSTRIAGRLHEPSSVLALALALHPTPAVCGTPLSAARQAISRLEGYDRRFYCGAVGWMDADGNGEWVVTIRCGVLAGRQLRLYAGAGVVVGSSPEAEWQETAAKLGTMLRAFGLESREPEVTA; translated from the coding sequence ATGTGTGACCATGCACTGGAAGGAGAGTGGCCCGCCACAGCGGCCGGGCTGGATAAAGTGTGCTGTTTTGCCAGCGGTGACAGGGTACTGGTCGCTTCCGGTATCCACGACAGTTTTACCGGCATTCCACCGGAAAAACTGCTCGCCCATCTGCGTCAGTTGCGCCAGCAGGGGATGGACAATCCCATCGCCATCGGCGCCATTCCGTTTGATACCCAATCCCCCTGGCATCTGGTGATCCCGGCGCAATCGCAGTGGGTCGCAAGGGATGCGATGTTGCCCGCCCGTTGTTGCCAGCTCCATGGCGAGGTGAGCGAAGTGACCGGCTCAGCCCACTATCAGGGGGCGGTGCGGGCAGCGCTGCAGCAGTTCAGTGAGGGCCAGCTTGAGAAGGTGGTGCTGTCACGCGCCATCGACGTGCAGAGCGCAGAGCAGACCTCACCTGCACACGCCTATGGCTCTCTGCTTGCCCAGAATCCGGGCGCCTATGTGTTCCAGATCCCGCTGCCGGAGGGGGAGACCCTGCTTGGCGCGAGCCCCGAGCTGCTGGTATCGCGCAGCGAGATGGCGGTGGTGAGCAATCCACTGGCGGGCTCCCGTCCGCGCCACGCGTTTTCCGATCAACAGGCAGCCAGTGCCGAGCTGCTGGGGGCCCAGAAGGATCGCTATGAACATGCGCTGGTGGCCGATGCAGTCGCTGCGGCCCTCTCTCCCTACTGCCGCGAGCTGGATGTCCCCCCGGAGCCGCAGGTGATCGCCACTCCTACCATGTGGCACCTCTCGACCCGCATCGCCGGGCGGCTCCATGAACCCTCTTCCGTGCTGGCACTGGCGCTGGCGCTGCACCCGACGCCGGCGGTATGCGGCACGCCGCTCTCGGCTGCGCGTCAGGCCATCTCCCGGCTTGAGGGGTACGATCGCCGCTTCTACTGTGGCGCCGTCGGCTGGATGGATGCCGATGGCAATGGCGAGTGGGTAGTCACCATTCGCTGTGGCGTGCTGGCCGGCAGGCAACTGCGGCTCTATGCCGGCGCCGGAGTGGTGGTGGGTTCCTCGCCGGAAGCAGAGTGGCAAGAGACCGCCGCCAAGCTCGGCACCATGTTGCGGGCGTTTGGTCTCGAAAGCCGGGAGCCGGAGGTAACTGCATGA
- a CDS encoding putative bifunctional diguanylate cyclase/phosphodiesterase, with protein sequence MKHQATQVMWFFDRQHDQWSLSDQGTCQQWQGKGVHPWADQLLPEDEAGFADFLIRLHESHLPEQFIGHLRDKEGALNHVLWSGQFVPNQEVCCGWLIPLAATSLKLSLPLLQTSLLTQLAQALSARTGLDFFNTLVKQLSHILQVDAVWVGELSSADRVRVLAADGLVLKDYPLAGTPCQQLYRQGAVCLEVISEQEEYQPWLAAGQTYYGQPLFDGRGQLLGHLALLSSAPADMANLNSVLNTFTVRMVAELERLQSDAQMRLSAVAFETHEGIIITDPGFKILRVNNAFSQITGFDSQAVLGLQLEQDLWPNLGGLGYELNPLSRWQGETQRLHADGHTYPQWEIVTPVQDEKGGISHFVICFEDISERKAAERRIQDLAYYDELTGLPNRRQLHETLVQTFNEATHSCLIGALLFIDLDHFKTINDSLGHATGDWLLKEVATRLKRLVRQGDCLARLGGDEFVLLLPSLSASPPQAEMQADIIAERLITEIAAPYTYAGQVLHIGASVGITLFPDREQGVDDLLKQADTAMYQAKSAGRKTRRFFDASMQQQADRRLHIHNELRNALNQQELTLYYQPQHLVDGGDIIGVEALIRWQPAGRALVSPAEFIPIAEESDLIVDIGNWVLHEACAQYVLWEENGIHIPQISVNVSAKQFHATDFVERIHDVLAQTGMDPACLNLEITESVVLGHAEDTISKMTDLKSLGISFAIDDFGAGYSSLSYLKRLPADELKIDRSFIQDIPKDGDNMAIVEAVIAMARHMGFNVTAEGVESRQQLEFLKAQGCSFYQGYLASKPLPVPYLEKYVQRLARQEYPREIQLSGVEK encoded by the coding sequence ATGAAGCATCAAGCCACGCAGGTCATGTGGTTTTTTGATCGGCAGCATGATCAGTGGAGTCTCTCTGATCAGGGCACCTGCCAGCAGTGGCAAGGAAAGGGGGTTCATCCATGGGCCGATCAGCTGCTGCCGGAAGATGAAGCGGGCTTTGCCGACTTCCTCATCCGCCTTCATGAATCACACCTGCCGGAACAGTTTATCGGCCACCTCAGAGATAAAGAGGGGGCCCTCAACCATGTGCTCTGGAGCGGCCAGTTCGTGCCCAACCAGGAGGTTTGCTGTGGCTGGCTGATCCCGCTTGCTGCAACGTCTCTCAAGCTCTCTCTGCCTTTGCTGCAGACCAGTCTGCTCACCCAGCTGGCGCAGGCACTCTCTGCCCGCACCGGGCTCGACTTCTTCAACACCCTGGTCAAACAGCTCTCCCACATTCTGCAAGTCGATGCGGTCTGGGTCGGTGAGCTGAGCTCTGCGGATCGGGTGCGGGTGCTGGCCGCCGACGGGCTGGTGCTCAAGGATTACCCGCTGGCGGGAACACCCTGCCAGCAGCTCTATCGGCAGGGCGCGGTCTGCCTGGAGGTGATCTCCGAGCAGGAGGAGTACCAGCCGTGGCTGGCTGCCGGTCAGACCTATTACGGTCAGCCGCTGTTTGATGGCCGGGGGCAGCTGCTGGGCCATCTGGCGTTGCTCAGCTCGGCGCCGGCAGACATGGCGAACCTCAACTCGGTACTCAACACCTTCACGGTGCGGATGGTTGCCGAGCTGGAACGGCTGCAATCAGATGCCCAGATGCGCCTCTCTGCGGTAGCTTTCGAAACCCATGAGGGGATCATCATCACCGACCCGGGCTTCAAGATCCTGCGGGTCAACAATGCCTTTAGCCAGATCACCGGATTCGACAGCCAGGCTGTGCTCGGCCTGCAGCTGGAACAGGATCTCTGGCCCAATCTGGGGGGGCTCGGTTACGAGCTCAATCCCCTGAGCCGCTGGCAGGGTGAAACCCAGCGCCTGCACGCCGATGGTCATACCTATCCCCAGTGGGAAATCGTAACGCCGGTGCAGGATGAGAAGGGGGGGATCAGCCACTTCGTCATCTGCTTCGAGGATATCTCCGAGCGCAAGGCGGCCGAACGGCGGATCCAGGATCTCGCCTATTACGACGAGTTGACCGGTCTGCCCAACCGCCGCCAATTGCATGAAACCCTGGTTCAGACCTTCAATGAGGCGACTCACAGCTGTCTGATCGGCGCGCTGCTTTTTATCGACCTCGATCACTTCAAGACCATCAACGACTCCCTTGGCCACGCCACCGGCGACTGGCTATTGAAGGAGGTCGCGACCCGGCTCAAACGGCTGGTGCGTCAGGGTGATTGTCTGGCTCGCCTCGGTGGGGATGAGTTCGTCCTGCTGCTGCCGTCGCTGTCGGCCAGCCCGCCCCAGGCGGAGATGCAGGCCGACATCATTGCCGAGCGGCTCATTACCGAGATTGCTGCGCCCTACACCTATGCGGGGCAGGTACTGCACATCGGTGCCAGCGTCGGCATCACCCTGTTTCCTGATCGGGAGCAGGGTGTGGATGATCTGCTCAAGCAGGCGGATACCGCCATGTATCAGGCCAAGTCGGCCGGTCGCAAGACTCGCCGCTTCTTTGACGCCTCCATGCAGCAGCAGGCGGATCGTCGCCTGCACATCCACAACGAGCTGCGCAACGCCCTTAACCAGCAGGAGCTGACGCTCTACTATCAGCCCCAGCATCTGGTGGATGGCGGCGACATCATCGGCGTCGAGGCGCTGATCCGCTGGCAGCCGGCGGGACGCGCACTGGTCTCGCCGGCCGAGTTTATCCCCATCGCCGAGGAGAGCGATCTCATCGTCGATATCGGCAACTGGGTGCTCCACGAGGCCTGCGCCCAGTATGTGCTGTGGGAAGAGAATGGTATCCATATCCCGCAGATCTCGGTCAACGTCAGTGCCAAGCAGTTCCATGCCACCGACTTTGTCGAGCGGATCCACGACGTGCTGGCGCAAACCGGCATGGATCCGGCCTGCCTCAATCTGGAGATCACCGAATCCGTGGTGCTGGGCCATGCCGAGGACACCATCAGCAAGATGACGGATCTCAAATCTCTTGGCATCAGCTTTGCCATCGACGATTTCGGCGCCGGTTACTCCTCCCTGAGCTATCTCAAGCGGCTGCCCGCCGACGAGCTCAAGATCGACCGCTCCTTCATTCAGGACATCCCCAAGGATGGCGACAACATGGCCATCGTCGAGGCGGTGATCGCCATGGCGCGCCACATGGGGTTCAACGTTACCGCCGAAGGGGTGGAGTCACGTCAGCAGCTGGAGTTTCTCAAGGCGCAGGGGTGCAGCTTCTATCAGGGCTATCTTGCTTCCAAGCCGTTGCCGGTGCCCTATCTGGAGAAATATGTGCAGCGCCTCGCGAGACAAGAGTACCCGCGCGAAATCCAGCTGAGCGGCGTAGAAAAATAG
- a CDS encoding VC2046/SO_2500 family protein, translating to MLPSSIRNQLLVDEGQLGQRLNLDLQHGDRADFRLQLALLTDAVEEQPWFDAKPAASPDTRDWRAHFELREAQVLMAEGAGSDCSAINERLQQGGSMVDVRLWLALQTPPLVARQPLIDEAVFDNLTLLGREKLQHKLASVPREEDPLVLLPVLDRLQQGVDTRLHWLS from the coding sequence ATGCTACCCAGTTCAATCCGTAATCAGCTGCTCGTCGATGAAGGCCAGTTGGGGCAACGCCTCAACCTGGATCTTCAGCATGGCGATCGGGCTGATTTCCGATTGCAGCTGGCGCTGCTGACCGATGCGGTTGAAGAGCAGCCCTGGTTCGATGCCAAGCCGGCAGCAAGCCCGGACACGCGGGACTGGCGAGCGCACTTTGAGCTGCGAGAGGCTCAGGTGCTGATGGCCGAGGGGGCGGGGAGTGACTGCAGTGCCATCAATGAGCGGTTGCAGCAGGGGGGGAGCATGGTGGATGTGCGGCTCTGGCTGGCACTGCAAACGCCACCACTGGTAGCCAGACAGCCGCTGATCGATGAGGCGGTGTTTGACAATCTGACACTGCTGGGACGCGAGAAGCTGCAACACAAGCTAGCCAGTGTGCCGCGGGAGGAGGATCCGCTGGTGCTGTTGCCGGTGCTCGACCGCTTGCAGCAGGGGGTCGATACCCGTCTTCACTGGCTCAGCTAG
- a CDS encoding TonB-dependent receptor domain-containing protein, whose translation MKSSTSRFIAPSLLATTIVTLLTQQAIAASNAPQADEVITVTTTAHNTRSAPASISVISAEQIKATPVNDLADLLRHEVGIQAETDTNGRSDIGIRGMSGKYTLVLVDGKRLSSSNALWRGGNFDNTPVPLGMIERVEVIRGPMSALYGSDAIGGVINIITKQPGKTWQGAADADFKAIEGKDGGDQHRTNLGFTGPLTDNLLIRMNGEVYDRQAWTPPEAADSIPLIEAKQTRNFASTLSWLVDEQQRFEFDYLYNQDERPLDIFRKTGNKVHSRQQQNDRNLFGLTHKGNWSWGDTTVMANYESSQIDDFNTSYSAPQQRELEENTLTLKGYTNLALANHYLTLGGEYLDRELVDAVSYKDIGGKESHSQEALFAQDEIGLTDSLTLTLGGRYDHHEIYGSHFTPRGYLVYELNDVVTVKGGVSQAFKAPAPHQYSNGYSIESCGGSCRIYGSDKVKPETSTNYELGVIAGQGIWETSATLFYSDIDDMLTFKQLPNSTDRTWYNLEKATTKGLELTGRLNLTNDINLGANYTYLKAEGDQGQALPERPEHKANAKLTWQATERVNAFVGTTYTGTQYAEQTVNKAVVLHKLPSYQTFDLGTGFKVTENFDLRVGITNLTDVRLQEKDPTFQNVEPGRSYYISGSARF comes from the coding sequence ATGAAATCCTCAACCTCCCGTTTTATTGCCCCCAGCCTGCTGGCCACTACCATCGTCACCCTGCTGACCCAGCAAGCCATCGCCGCCAGCAACGCCCCTCAAGCCGACGAGGTGATCACCGTCACCACCACGGCGCACAATACCCGCTCGGCCCCTGCCTCCATCTCGGTTATCAGTGCCGAACAGATCAAGGCCACACCGGTCAATGACCTTGCCGACCTGCTGCGCCACGAGGTGGGCATCCAGGCCGAGACCGACACCAATGGCCGCAGCGACATCGGTATTCGCGGCATGTCCGGCAAATACACCCTGGTGCTGGTGGATGGCAAACGCCTCTCCTCCTCCAATGCCCTGTGGCGCGGTGGCAACTTCGACAACACCCCGGTGCCCCTTGGCATGATCGAGCGGGTCGAGGTGATCCGCGGCCCCATGTCGGCACTTTACGGCTCCGATGCCATCGGCGGTGTCATCAACATCATCACCAAGCAGCCGGGCAAAACCTGGCAAGGGGCAGCCGATGCCGACTTCAAGGCCATCGAGGGCAAGGATGGCGGCGATCAGCACAGAACCAACCTGGGCTTTACCGGCCCGCTAACCGACAACCTGCTGATCCGGATGAATGGCGAAGTGTACGACCGTCAGGCCTGGACTCCGCCGGAAGCGGCCGATAGCATCCCGCTCATCGAAGCCAAGCAGACCCGCAACTTTGCCTCCACCCTGAGCTGGCTGGTGGATGAGCAGCAGCGCTTCGAGTTTGACTATCTCTACAACCAGGATGAGCGGCCCCTCGATATCTTCCGCAAGACCGGCAACAAGGTGCACAGCCGCCAGCAGCAAAACGATCGCAACCTGTTTGGTCTGACTCACAAGGGGAACTGGAGCTGGGGTGACACTACCGTCATGGCCAACTATGAAAGCTCCCAGATCGACGACTTCAACACCAGCTACTCTGCCCCGCAGCAGCGCGAACTGGAAGAGAACACCTTGACCCTCAAGGGCTATACCAACCTGGCGCTGGCCAACCACTACCTGACCCTGGGTGGTGAATATCTGGATCGGGAGCTGGTGGATGCGGTGAGCTACAAGGATATCGGCGGCAAAGAGAGTCACTCCCAGGAGGCACTATTCGCTCAGGACGAGATCGGCCTGACCGACAGCCTGACCCTGACTCTGGGCGGTCGTTACGATCACCACGAGATCTACGGCAGTCACTTCACCCCGCGCGGCTATCTGGTGTACGAACTGAACGATGTGGTGACCGTCAAAGGCGGGGTCAGCCAGGCCTTCAAGGCGCCGGCACCGCACCAGTACTCCAATGGCTACAGCATCGAGAGTTGCGGCGGCAGTTGCCGCATCTATGGCAGTGACAAGGTCAAGCCGGAAACCAGCACCAACTACGAGCTGGGCGTTATCGCAGGGCAAGGGATCTGGGAAACCAGCGCCACCCTCTTCTACTCCGATATCGACGACATGCTCACCTTCAAACAGCTGCCAAACTCCACTGACCGCACCTGGTACAACCTGGAGAAGGCCACCACCAAAGGGCTGGAGCTGACCGGCAGGCTCAATCTGACCAACGACATCAATCTGGGTGCCAACTACACCTACCTGAAAGCGGAAGGCGATCAGGGTCAGGCCCTACCTGAACGGCCGGAGCACAAGGCCAACGCCAAGCTGACCTGGCAGGCCACCGAGCGGGTCAACGCCTTCGTTGGCACCACCTACACCGGCACCCAATATGCGGAGCAGACCGTCAACAAGGCCGTGGTGCTGCACAAGCTGCCCAGCTATCAGACTTTCGATCTCGGCACCGGCTTCAAGGTCACCGAGAACTTTGATCTGCGGGTCGGTATCACCAACCTGACCGATGTGCGCCTGCAGGAGAAAGACCCCACCTTCCAGAACGTGGAGCCGGGTCGCAGCTACTACATCAGCGGCTCGGCCCGCTTCTAA
- a CDS encoding 3-deoxy-7-phosphoheptulonate synthase, which translates to MFTSLLNASPLATLPTPDELLQDHPVPPRLARQIARSRQQARHILHGEDDRLLLVIGPCSIHDPVAARDYGGRLAELQGQYGDQLQLVMRTYFEKPRTTLGWKGFIFDPHLDGSDRLAEGLRQAREQLMALGQEGLACATEFLDLTSMLYLGDLISWGAIGARTTESQLHRQLASALPCPIGFKNGTDGNVQIAVEAILASRAAHLYPQPSGDGRLALVRSHGNPDSHLILRGGRLPNYQSNHVAEAGELLRQHHLSPRLMIDCSHGNSQKQHARQLPVARDLAAQLGNGCHTIAAVMVESFLKEGRQDIASKPLCYGQSVTDGCIGWEQTRVVLDALAEGVEARRQQRIALAG; encoded by the coding sequence ATGTTCACCTCACTACTGAACGCATCACCCCTTGCCACCCTGCCCACCCCGGATGAGTTGCTGCAAGATCACCCCGTACCTCCCCGACTCGCCCGTCAGATAGCGCGCAGCCGCCAGCAAGCCCGCCATATTCTGCATGGAGAGGACGACCGCTTGCTGCTGGTGATCGGTCCCTGCTCCATCCACGATCCCGTCGCCGCCCGCGACTATGGTGGCCGGCTGGCCGAACTGCAGGGCCAATACGGGGATCAGCTGCAACTGGTGATGCGCACCTACTTCGAAAAGCCGCGCACGACGCTCGGCTGGAAGGGATTTATCTTCGATCCGCATCTGGATGGCAGCGATCGGCTGGCAGAGGGATTGCGCCAGGCGCGCGAGCAGCTGATGGCACTCGGGCAAGAGGGGCTCGCCTGTGCCACTGAATTTCTCGATCTCACCAGCATGCTCTATCTGGGGGATCTCATCAGCTGGGGCGCCATCGGTGCCCGCACCACCGAATCCCAGCTCCACCGCCAGCTGGCCTCCGCCCTCCCCTGCCCCATCGGTTTTAAAAACGGCACCGATGGCAACGTCCAGATCGCGGTCGAGGCGATCCTTGCCAGCCGGGCTGCGCACCTCTATCCGCAGCCTTCCGGTGACGGGCGGCTGGCACTGGTGCGCAGTCATGGCAACCCCGATAGTCACCTGATCCTGCGCGGTGGCCGCCTGCCCAACTATCAGAGCAATCATGTGGCAGAGGCTGGCGAGCTACTGCGCCAGCATCATCTCTCCCCTCGCCTGATGATCGATTGCAGCCACGGCAACAGCCAGAAACAACACGCCCGCCAGCTACCCGTGGCCCGGGATCTGGCTGCCCAGCTCGGCAACGGCTGCCACACCATCGCCGCCGTCATGGTGGAGAGTTTTCTCAAGGAGGGACGCCAGGATATAGCCAGCAAGCCGCTGTGCTACGGCCAGTCGGTCACCGATGGCTGCATCGGCTGGGAGCAGACGCGGGTAGTACTCGATGCCCTTGCCGAAGGGGTGGAAGCGCGCCGCCAGCAGCGTATTGCCCTGGCGGGGTAA
- a CDS encoding LacI family DNA-binding transcriptional regulator → MATIKDVSQLANVSISTVSRVINNTAQVAPEKREAVLAAMKELNFRPNSFAQALVSKRSNCIGVLVGDLCGGPFFAQMMRGIETMVDRANKFTIVMSGNHDITRERHAIQALLQRQCDALILHSKALPDEELSELAAGTTPIVFINRQVPGAEDRCVWLDNKAGITTACQHLLDAGHRKIAFITSDDEEFVDGQQRMAGYTQTLGRAGIALDPALISRGFADENGGYVAMSELLARGVEFTAVLGFNDGMVAGAISCLLERGYKIPQQVSVVGFDDIPYARYIYPKLTTVRYPIEEMGSRAAELALRLLDHKPVEGLPLKFEAQLVERESVA, encoded by the coding sequence GTGGCAACGATAAAAGACGTTTCTCAGCTGGCAAATGTGTCTATTTCCACCGTATCGCGCGTGATCAACAACACGGCGCAGGTCGCCCCGGAAAAGCGCGAGGCCGTATTGGCGGCCATGAAGGAACTCAATTTTCGGCCCAACAGTTTTGCCCAGGCTCTGGTCAGCAAGCGTTCCAACTGCATTGGCGTGCTGGTCGGCGACCTCTGCGGTGGTCCCTTCTTCGCCCAGATGATGCGGGGCATTGAAACCATGGTCGATCGGGCAAACAAGTTCACCATTGTGATGTCGGGCAACCATGACATTACCCGCGAGCGCCATGCCATTCAGGCTCTGCTGCAGCGTCAGTGCGATGCCCTGATCCTGCACAGCAAGGCGCTGCCCGACGAGGAGCTGAGCGAGCTGGCGGCGGGCACCACTCCCATCGTCTTTATCAATCGTCAGGTGCCGGGCGCCGAAGATCGCTGCGTCTGGCTCGACAACAAGGCCGGGATCACCACGGCTTGCCAGCATCTGCTCGATGCCGGTCATCGCAAGATTGCCTTTATTACCTCCGATGACGAGGAGTTCGTCGATGGTCAGCAACGGATGGCGGGCTATACCCAGACGCTGGGGCGGGCTGGTATTGCCCTTGATCCGGCCCTGATCAGCCGCGGCTTTGCCGACGAGAACGGTGGCTATGTGGCGATGAGCGAGCTGCTGGCGCGCGGTGTCGAGTTCACTGCCGTGCTCGGTTTCAACGATGGCATGGTGGCCGGAGCCATCTCCTGTCTGCTGGAGCGTGGTTACAAGATCCCGCAACAGGTGTCGGTGGTGGGGTTCGACGATATTCCCTATGCCCGCTACATCTATCCCAAGCTCACCACGGTGCGTTACCCCATCGAGGAGATGGGCAGCCGCGCCGCCGAGCTGGCCCTGCGCCTGCTCGATCACAAGCCGGTAGAGGGGTTGCCGCTCAAATTCGAAGCCCAGCTGGTGGAGCGTGAATCGGTCGCCTGA